One window of Mus caroli chromosome 11, CAROLI_EIJ_v1.1, whole genome shotgun sequence genomic DNA carries:
- the LOC110304540 gene encoding motor neuron and pancreas homeobox protein 1-like, translated as MAAAADPPPPHSPRSGSLLRRRRRQQSGGGGGGSGSGGSSTWQRRARPLPVTSGTHHRGGERGRGGSPGPAAAAPSRFDPLRASPPPARRLGAQPVPAGGGVRAPARGLGWGRGRGWGAASPPAGECDAAVRGSGSWSRGSAGEKMEDARVWRWPAGHSWAASRDSALVPGGVASLSYPQRQSELRLVTWLFNRSSTSQLPPTN; from the coding sequence ATGGCTGCGGCGGCCgacccccctcctccccactccccccgcTCGGGGAGCCTCCTCAGGCGGAGGAGGCGACAACaaagcggcggcggcggcggcggcagcggcagcggcggctCCTCAACATGGCAGCGCCGAGCGCGGCCACTTCCGGTAACCTCCGGGACGCACCACCGCGGCGGCGAGCGCGGGCGGGGGGGGAGCCCCGGCCCGGCCGCCGCCGCCCCCAGCCGCTTCGACCCCCTCCGGGCGTCCCCGCCGCCGGCGCGCCGCCTCGGAGCTCAGCCAGTGCCCGCGGGCGGTGGGGTCAGGGCGCCCGCgcgggggctggggtggggccgGGGGCGGGGATGGGGCGCGGCGTCCCCCCCCGCGGGGGAGTGTGATGCTGCGGTCCGTGGCTCAGGCAGCTGGAGCAGGGGGAGCgcaggagagaagatggaggacgCCAGGGTCTGGCGCTGGCCCGCTGGGCACAGCTGGGCTGCCTCTCGTGACTCTGCCTTGGTACCCGGCGGCGTCGCGTCCCTCTCATACCCCCAGCGGCAGTCAGAGCTTCGGTTGGTCACCTGGCTCTTCAATCGGTCAAGCACATCACAGCTTCCACCTACGAACTAG